One part of the Eucalyptus grandis isolate ANBG69807.140 chromosome 10, ASM1654582v1, whole genome shotgun sequence genome encodes these proteins:
- the LOC104421474 gene encoding pentatricopeptide repeat-containing protein At5g27110, with protein MVVRRLSALLRACTSLTRGRVIHQKIISLGLRNNPALCKDLVNFYFSCRSCHAARLVFRTAQVSSSDVSVWNCLVAAFAKSCMFSEALELFRELLADPFVEPDVYTYPNVLKACGGLGRAGYGEMIHCGLLKTGFVLDVVVASSAVSMYAKCNMFRQATRLFDEMAERDVVCWNAVISCYYQDGQAEKALEYFERMKDAGFEPNSVTLTTAISSCARLLDLERGKKIHEELVKSRFKLDGFVCSALVDMYGKCGCLEIAREIFEQIPQKNVVAWNAMITGFSLKGDSGSCIELFKRMNEGGVKASLTTLSSVLAACSRSAHLLHGRFMHGYIIRSEIEVDIFVTCSLIDFYFNCGRVTLAENVFRDMEKKNIISWNVMISGYLKVGNYFEALCMFDEMKTACVAPDAVTFTSILSVCSQLASLEKGKEIHNSVMESKYSKNEIVMGALLDMYAKCGAVDEAIQVFKQLPKRDLMSWTSMITAYGSHGQAFEALNLFAKMRQSNIEPDQVTFLAVLSACSHAGLVDQGCYYFDEMINVHRIKPGIEHYACLIDLLGRAGRLHEAYRFLQRAPEVSGNLELLSTLFSGCCLHKDLELGEEIANAVAKTNPDESFSYIMLSNLYASAKRWDKVREVRSKMKELGLKKNPGCSWIEIDQKIQSFFVGDKSLPLAEKVYDCLMLLSSQMEKDELAPS; from the coding sequence ATGGTGGTCAGAAGATTATCTGCTCTGTTGAGAGCGTGCACCTCGTTGACTCGGGGCAGAGTCATCCATCAGAAGATAATATCTCTGGGCCTCCGTAACAACCCCGCCCTGTGCAAAGACCTCGTGAACTTCTACTTCTCCTGCCGTTCGTGCCACGCCGCGAGGCTCGTGTTCCGCACCGCCCAGGTCTCGTCGTCGGACGTCTCGGTTTGGAATTGCCTCGTGGCCGCTTTCGCCAAGAGCTGCATGTTCTCTGAAGCCCTCGAGCTTTTTCGAGAGTTGCTGGCCGACCCATTTGTGGAACCGGACGTTTATACGTACCCAAATGTCTTGAAGGCGTGTGGCGGTTTGGGGAGAGCTGGCTACGGCGAAATGATCCATTGCGGGTTGCTGAAGACTGGGTTTGTTTTGGATGTGGTCGTTGCGAGCTCTGCTGTGAGCATGTACGCGAAATGCAACATGTTTCGACAGGCCACCCGGCTGTTCGATGAAATGGCGGAGAGAGATGTGGTGTGTTGGAATGCTGTCATTTCTTGTTATTATCAAGATGGGCAGGCGGAGAAGGCTTTGGAATATTTCGAGAGAATgaaagatgctgggtttgagcCCAATTCAGTGACTCTGACTACTGCCATCAGTTCATGTGCTCGGCTTCTGGACctagagagagggaagaagattcaTGAGGAGTTGGTTAAAAGTAGATTTAAACTCGACGGTTTTGTCTGCTCTGCTCTTGTCGACATGTACGGCAAATGTGGATGCTTAGAGATCGCTAGAGAGATATTTGAACAAATTCCACAGAAGAATGTGGTTGCCTGGAATGCAATGATCACGGGATTTAGTCTAAAGGGTGATAGTGGATCGTGTATTGAACTCTTTAAAAGGATGAACGAAGGAGGAGTTAAAGCATCATTGACTACCTTAAGCAGTGTGCTTGCAGCTTGTTCAAGGTCAGCCCACCTGCTGCATGGAAGGTTCATGCATGGTTATATAATCAGAAGTGAAATTGAGGTTGATATCTTTGTCACCTGTTCActcattgatttttattttaattgtggAAGGGTTACATTGGCAGAAAATGTATTTAGGgatatggaaaagaaaaatattatctcttGGAATGTTATGATTTCCGGATATCTGAAGGTAGGCAATTACTTTGAGGCTCTTTGcatgtttgatgaaatgaaaACAGCTTGTGTTGCACCAGATGCTGTCACTTTCACTAGCATTCTGTCGGTTTGTTCCCAGCTGGCAAGCTTGGAAAAAGGTAAGGAGATCCACAATTCTGTAATGGAGAGTAAGTATagcaaaaatgaaattgtcATGGGAGCGCTTCTTGATATGTATGCTAAATGCGGTGCTGTGGATGAAGCAATTCAAGTTTTCAAGCAGTTACCAAAGAGGGATCTGATGTCATGGACTTCTATGATCACTGCTTATGGGTCCCATGGTCAAGCTTTCGAAGCTCTGAATCTTTTTGCTAAAATGAGGCAATCCAACATTGAGCCAGATCAGGTTACTTTCCTGGCAGTATTATCAGCTTGTAGCCATGCTGGACTGGTTGATCAAGGTTGTTACTATTTTGACGAGATGATCAATGTGCATCGTATTAAACCTGGCATTGAACATTATGCTTGTCTGATAGATCTCCTTGGACGTGCTGGAAGATTACATGAAGCTTACAGATTTCTGCAAAGAGCCCCGGAAGTTTCTGGAAATCTTGAATTGTTAAGCACTCTATTCTCAGGATGCTGTTTGCACAAAGATCTAGAATTAGGAGAGGAAATTGCAAATGCTGTTGCTAAAACCAATCCAGATGAATCGTTCAGTTATATAATGTTGTCAAACTTATATGCTTCTGCCAAGAGATGGGATAAAGTACGCGAGGTGAGATCAAAAATGAAAGAACTGGGATTGAAGAAGAATCCTGGATGTAGCTGGATTGAGATTGACCAGAAGATTCAATCTTTCTTTGTAGGCGATAAGTCACTCCCACTGGCTGAAAAGGTGTACGACTGTCTCATGCTTCTCAGTAGTCAAATGGAAAAGGATGAATTGGCTCCATCATGA